A genome region from Tursiops truncatus isolate mTurTru1 chromosome 15, mTurTru1.mat.Y, whole genome shotgun sequence includes the following:
- the SALL4 gene encoding sal-like protein 4 isoform X2, which translates to MSRRKQAKPQHINSEEDQGEQQPQQPAPEFADAAAAAPAAGEPGTPMNPPGSGDDVNVDGAGIKRPRREETHICEKCCAEFFSFSEFLDHKKNCTKNPPVLIMNDSEGPVPSEDFSGAVLSHQPRSPSRKDGHREDGGSSGDTREKPGAESIVYLKTEAALPPTPQDISYLPKGKVANTNVTLQALRGTKVAVNQRGADAPPAPLPGASSIPWVLEQILCLQQQQLQQIQLTEQIRVQVNLWASHALHSSGVAGADSLKTLGGHVSQQVSAAVALLSQKAGSPALPLDTLKPAKLPHTSIPSAASSVSPGLTPFALKPDGTRVLPNVLSRLPGALLPQAPGSVLFQSPFSAVALDPSKKGKGKPPSVSPIDVKPKDEVLYKHKCKYCSKVFGTDSSLQIHLRSHTGERPFVCSVCGHRFTTKGNLKVHFHRHPQVKANPQLFAEFHDKMAAGSGLPYALSGPVPVDESGLSLDNKPVLATGTPNVGLSQNLSSGTNSKDLMGGPLPSDLQPGPSPESEDGCILPGVGPNLNSPRVGGFQGSGTPEPGSETLKLQQLVENIDKATTDPNECLICHRVLSCQSSLKMHYRTHTGERPFQCKICGRAFSTKGNLKTHLGVHRTNTSIKTQHSCPICQKKFTNAVMLQQHIRMHMGGQIPNTPLPENPCDFTGPEPMMVGENGSTSVVCHDDVESIDVDEVCSQEAPGSSSKVPMPLPSIHSASPTLGLASVASLDAQGKTGLTGLVLQRQSSRENGSVESDGLTNDSSSSVMGDQEYPSRSPDVLETTSFQAVSPANSQAESVKSKSPDTGGKVDSSENSRTETEGRSTGPPTFIRAQPAYVKVEVPGAFVGPATMSPGVTPLLAIQPRRQAKQHGCTRCGKNFSSASALQIHERTHTGEKPFVCNICGRAFTTKGNLKVHYMTHGANNSSARRGRKLAIENTMALLGTDGKRVPEIFPKEILAPSVNVDPVVWNQYTTMLNGGLAMKTNEISVIQSGGIPTLPVSLGASSVVNNTATSKMDGSQSAISAEVEKPGAADSVPKHQFPHFLEENKIAVS; encoded by the exons GTACTCCAATGAACCCCCCAGGGAGTGGCGATGACGTGAACGTGGACGGAGCAGGGATAAAGAGGCCTCGGCGGGAGGAGACTCACATCTGTGAGAAATGCTGTGCCGAGTTCTTCAGTTTCTCGGAGTTCTTAGACCATAAGAAGAATTGCACTAAAAATCCACCTGTCCTCATCATGAACGACAGCGAGGGGCCGGTGCCTTCAGAAGACTTCTCCGGGGCTGTGCTGAGCCACCAGCCACGCAGCCCAAGCAGGAAGGACGGTCACAGAGAGGATGGTGGCAGCTCAGGGGACACGAGGGAGAAGCCGGGGGCAGAGTCCATCGTGTACTTAAAGACGGAGGCCGCCCTGCCACCCACACCCCAGGACATAAGCTATTTACCCAAAGGCAAAGTGGCCAACACCAACGTCACGCTTCAAGCGCTACGGGGCACCAAGGTGGCCGTGAACCAGCGGGGCGCAGACGCGCCCCCAGCCCCGCTGCCCGGCGCCAGCAGCATCCCCTGGGTCCTCGAGCAGATCCTAtgtctgcagcagcagcagctccagcAAATCCAGCTCACGGAGCAGATCCGCGTGCAGGTGAACCTGTGGGCCTCCCACGCCCTCCACTCCAGCGGCGTGGCCGGAGCTGACTCCCTGAAGACGCTGGGCGGCCACGTGTCCCAGCAGGTTTCGGCGGCTGTGGCTCTGCTCAGCCAGAAGGCGGGGAGCCCGGCTTTGCCCCTGGACACCTTGAAGCCAGCCAAGCTACCTCACACCAGCATCCCTTCTGCTGCCAGCTCCGTGTCCCCAGGGCTGACGCCCTTCGCCCTGAAGCCAGACGGGACCCGGGTGCTCCCCAACGTCCTGTCGCGTCTCCCGGGGGCGTTGCTACCTCAGGCCCCAGGCTCTGTGCTCTTCCAGAGCCCCTTCTCCGCGGTGGCGTTAGACCCGtccaagaaagggaaagggaagccACCGAGTGTCTCCCCGATAGATGTCAAACCCAAGGACGAGGTCCTCTACAAGCACAAGTGTAAGTACTGTAGCAAGGTTTTTGGGACTGATAGCTCCTTGCAGATCCACCTCCGCTCCCACACCGGAGAGAGACCCTTCGTGTGCTCTGTCTGCGGTCACCGCTTCACCACCAAGGGCAACCTCAAGGTGCACTTTCATCGGCATCCCCAGGTGAAGGCAAACCCGCAGCTGTTTGCCGAGTTCCACGACAAGATGGCGGCAGGCAGTGGCCTTCCCTACGCGCTCTCTGGCCCTGTCCCCGTAGATGAATCCGGGCTCTCCTTAGACAACAAACCCGTCCTTGCGACGGGGACCCCCAATGTAGGGCTATCTCAGAATCTCTCTTCGGGGACTAACTCCAAGGACCTCATGGGTGGCCCGTTGCCCAGCGACCTGCAGCCCGGGCCTTCTCCGGAAAGTGAGGATGGATGCATCCTACCTGGGGTGGGGCCCAACCTTAACTCCCCGAGGGTTGGCGGCTTCCAAGGGAGTGGGACACCCGAGCCGGGGTCAGAGACCCTGAAATTGCAGCAGCTGGTGGAGAACATCGACAAGGCCACCACCGACCCCAACGAATGTCTCATATGCCACCGTGTCTTAAGCTGCCAAAGTTCCCTCAAGATGCATTACCGTACCCACACCGGGGAGAGGCCGTTCCAGTGTAAGATCTGTGGTCGAGCCTTCTCCACCAAAGGCAACCTGAAGACGCACCTCGGGGTGCACCGGACCAACACGTCCATAAAGACGCAGCACTCGTGCCCCATCTGCCAGAAGAAGTTTACCAACGCGGTCATGCTGCAGCAGCATATTCGGATGCACATGGGCGGTCAGATTCCCAACACGCCTCTGCCGGAGAATCCCTGTGACTTTACGGGTCCCGAGCCGATGATGGTCGGTGAAAATGGCAGTACAAGCGTTGTCTGTCATGATGATGTCGAAAGCATCGATGTAGACGAAGTCTGCTCCCAGGAGGCCCCTGGCAGCTCCTCGAAGGTCCCCATGCCCCTTCCCAGCATCCACTCGGCATCACCTACTCTAGGGCTGGCCTCGGTGGCTTCCCTAGATGCCCAGGGGAAGACGGGTCTCACTGGTCTTGTCCTGCAGCGACAGAGCAGCCGAGAAAATGGTTCCGTGGAGAGTGATGGCTTGACCAACGACTCTTCCTCCTCGGTGATGGGGGACCAGGAGTATCCGAGCCGAAGTCCAGATGTCCTGGAGACCACGTCCTTCCAGGCAGTCTCCCCAGCCAATAGCCAAGCGGAGAGTGTCAAGTCCAAGTCTCCCGATACCGGTGGCAAAGTGGACAGCTCCGAGAACAGCCGCACTGAGACGGAAG GTCGGAGCACTGGCCCACCGACATTTATCCGAGCCCAGCCAGCCTATGTCAAAGTTGAAGTTCCTGGTGCGTTCGTTGGTCCCGCGACCATGTCCCCAGGCGTGACACCTTTGCTAGCCATCCAGCCCCGACGACAGGCCAAGCAGCACGGCTGCACGAGGTGCGGGAAGAACTTCTCATCTGCCAGCGCGCTTCAGATTCACGAGCGGACTCACACCGGGGAGAAGCCTTTCGTGTGTAACATTTGTGGGCGAGCTTTTACCACCAAAGGCAACTTGAAG GTCCATTATATGACGCATGGGGCCAACAATAGCTCGGCACGCCGTGGCAGGAAGCTGGCCATCGAGAACACCATGGCTCTATTAGGAACGGACGGAAAGAGGGTCCCCGAGATATTTCCCAAGGAAATCCTGGCCCCTTCGGTGAACGTGGACCCTGTTGTGTGGAATCAGTACACCACCATGCTCAATGGTGGTCTGGCCATGAAGACCAACGAAATCTCTGTGATCCAGAGTGGTGGCATTCCCACCCTCCCGGTGTCGCTGGGGGCCAGCTCTGTGGTGAATAACACCGCTACCTCCAAGATGGATGGCTCCCAGTCGGCCATCAGTGCCGAGGTGGAGAAGCCAGGAGCTGCCGACAGCGTCCCCAAACACCAGTTCCCTCACTTCCTGGAGGAAAACAAGATCGCCGTCAGCTAA
- the SALL4 gene encoding sal-like protein 4 isoform X3, with product MSRRKQAKPQHINSEEDQGEQQPQQPAPEFADAAAAAPAAGEPGTPMNPPGSGDDVNVDGAGIKRPRREETHICEKCCAEFFSFSEFLDHKKNCTKNPPVLIMNDSEGPVPSEDFSGAVLSHQPRSPSRKDGHREDGGSSGDTREKPGAESIVYLKTEAALPPTPQDISYLPKGKVANTNVTLQALRGTKVAVNQRGADAPPAPLPGASSIPWVLEQILCLQQQQLQQIQLTEQIRVQVNLWASHALHSSGVAGADSLKTLGGHVSQQVSAAVALLSQKAGSPALPLDTLKPAKLPHTSIPSAASSVSPGLTPFALKPDGTRVLPNVLSRLPGALLPQAPGSVLFQSPFSAVALDPSKKGKGKPPSVSPIDVKPKDEVLYKHKCRSTGPPTFIRAQPAYVKVEVPGAFVGPATMSPGVTPLLAIQPRRQAKQHGCTRCGKNFSSASALQIHERTHTGEKPFVCNICGRAFTTKGNLKVHYMTHGANNSSARRGRKLAIENTMALLGTDGKRVPEIFPKEILAPSVNVDPVVWNQYTTMLNGGLAMKTNEISVIQSGGIPTLPVSLGASSVVNNTATSKMDGSQSAISAEVEKPGAADSVPKHQFPHFLEENKIAVS from the exons GTACTCCAATGAACCCCCCAGGGAGTGGCGATGACGTGAACGTGGACGGAGCAGGGATAAAGAGGCCTCGGCGGGAGGAGACTCACATCTGTGAGAAATGCTGTGCCGAGTTCTTCAGTTTCTCGGAGTTCTTAGACCATAAGAAGAATTGCACTAAAAATCCACCTGTCCTCATCATGAACGACAGCGAGGGGCCGGTGCCTTCAGAAGACTTCTCCGGGGCTGTGCTGAGCCACCAGCCACGCAGCCCAAGCAGGAAGGACGGTCACAGAGAGGATGGTGGCAGCTCAGGGGACACGAGGGAGAAGCCGGGGGCAGAGTCCATCGTGTACTTAAAGACGGAGGCCGCCCTGCCACCCACACCCCAGGACATAAGCTATTTACCCAAAGGCAAAGTGGCCAACACCAACGTCACGCTTCAAGCGCTACGGGGCACCAAGGTGGCCGTGAACCAGCGGGGCGCAGACGCGCCCCCAGCCCCGCTGCCCGGCGCCAGCAGCATCCCCTGGGTCCTCGAGCAGATCCTAtgtctgcagcagcagcagctccagcAAATCCAGCTCACGGAGCAGATCCGCGTGCAGGTGAACCTGTGGGCCTCCCACGCCCTCCACTCCAGCGGCGTGGCCGGAGCTGACTCCCTGAAGACGCTGGGCGGCCACGTGTCCCAGCAGGTTTCGGCGGCTGTGGCTCTGCTCAGCCAGAAGGCGGGGAGCCCGGCTTTGCCCCTGGACACCTTGAAGCCAGCCAAGCTACCTCACACCAGCATCCCTTCTGCTGCCAGCTCCGTGTCCCCAGGGCTGACGCCCTTCGCCCTGAAGCCAGACGGGACCCGGGTGCTCCCCAACGTCCTGTCGCGTCTCCCGGGGGCGTTGCTACCTCAGGCCCCAGGCTCTGTGCTCTTCCAGAGCCCCTTCTCCGCGGTGGCGTTAGACCCGtccaagaaagggaaagggaagccACCGAGTGTCTCCCCGATAGATGTCAAACCCAAGGACGAGGTCCTCTACAAGCACAAGT GTCGGAGCACTGGCCCACCGACATTTATCCGAGCCCAGCCAGCCTATGTCAAAGTTGAAGTTCCTGGTGCGTTCGTTGGTCCCGCGACCATGTCCCCAGGCGTGACACCTTTGCTAGCCATCCAGCCCCGACGACAGGCCAAGCAGCACGGCTGCACGAGGTGCGGGAAGAACTTCTCATCTGCCAGCGCGCTTCAGATTCACGAGCGGACTCACACCGGGGAGAAGCCTTTCGTGTGTAACATTTGTGGGCGAGCTTTTACCACCAAAGGCAACTTGAAG GTCCATTATATGACGCATGGGGCCAACAATAGCTCGGCACGCCGTGGCAGGAAGCTGGCCATCGAGAACACCATGGCTCTATTAGGAACGGACGGAAAGAGGGTCCCCGAGATATTTCCCAAGGAAATCCTGGCCCCTTCGGTGAACGTGGACCCTGTTGTGTGGAATCAGTACACCACCATGCTCAATGGTGGTCTGGCCATGAAGACCAACGAAATCTCTGTGATCCAGAGTGGTGGCATTCCCACCCTCCCGGTGTCGCTGGGGGCCAGCTCTGTGGTGAATAACACCGCTACCTCCAAGATGGATGGCTCCCAGTCGGCCATCAGTGCCGAGGTGGAGAAGCCAGGAGCTGCCGACAGCGTCCCCAAACACCAGTTCCCTCACTTCCTGGAGGAAAACAAGATCGCCGTCAGCTAA
- the SALL4 gene encoding sal-like protein 4 isoform X1, which yields MASPVAEHRLQTRRPSGHGPWAQPLRGMWDPPGPGHEPVSPASAGGLPTTAPPGTPMNPPGSGDDVNVDGAGIKRPRREETHICEKCCAEFFSFSEFLDHKKNCTKNPPVLIMNDSEGPVPSEDFSGAVLSHQPRSPSRKDGHREDGGSSGDTREKPGAESIVYLKTEAALPPTPQDISYLPKGKVANTNVTLQALRGTKVAVNQRGADAPPAPLPGASSIPWVLEQILCLQQQQLQQIQLTEQIRVQVNLWASHALHSSGVAGADSLKTLGGHVSQQVSAAVALLSQKAGSPALPLDTLKPAKLPHTSIPSAASSVSPGLTPFALKPDGTRVLPNVLSRLPGALLPQAPGSVLFQSPFSAVALDPSKKGKGKPPSVSPIDVKPKDEVLYKHKCKYCSKVFGTDSSLQIHLRSHTGERPFVCSVCGHRFTTKGNLKVHFHRHPQVKANPQLFAEFHDKMAAGSGLPYALSGPVPVDESGLSLDNKPVLATGTPNVGLSQNLSSGTNSKDLMGGPLPSDLQPGPSPESEDGCILPGVGPNLNSPRVGGFQGSGTPEPGSETLKLQQLVENIDKATTDPNECLICHRVLSCQSSLKMHYRTHTGERPFQCKICGRAFSTKGNLKTHLGVHRTNTSIKTQHSCPICQKKFTNAVMLQQHIRMHMGGQIPNTPLPENPCDFTGPEPMMVGENGSTSVVCHDDVESIDVDEVCSQEAPGSSSKVPMPLPSIHSASPTLGLASVASLDAQGKTGLTGLVLQRQSSRENGSVESDGLTNDSSSSVMGDQEYPSRSPDVLETTSFQAVSPANSQAESVKSKSPDTGGKVDSSENSRTETEGRSTGPPTFIRAQPAYVKVEVPGAFVGPATMSPGVTPLLAIQPRRQAKQHGCTRCGKNFSSASALQIHERTHTGEKPFVCNICGRAFTTKGNLKVHYMTHGANNSSARRGRKLAIENTMALLGTDGKRVPEIFPKEILAPSVNVDPVVWNQYTTMLNGGLAMKTNEISVIQSGGIPTLPVSLGASSVVNNTATSKMDGSQSAISAEVEKPGAADSVPKHQFPHFLEENKIAVS from the exons GTACTCCAATGAACCCCCCAGGGAGTGGCGATGACGTGAACGTGGACGGAGCAGGGATAAAGAGGCCTCGGCGGGAGGAGACTCACATCTGTGAGAAATGCTGTGCCGAGTTCTTCAGTTTCTCGGAGTTCTTAGACCATAAGAAGAATTGCACTAAAAATCCACCTGTCCTCATCATGAACGACAGCGAGGGGCCGGTGCCTTCAGAAGACTTCTCCGGGGCTGTGCTGAGCCACCAGCCACGCAGCCCAAGCAGGAAGGACGGTCACAGAGAGGATGGTGGCAGCTCAGGGGACACGAGGGAGAAGCCGGGGGCAGAGTCCATCGTGTACTTAAAGACGGAGGCCGCCCTGCCACCCACACCCCAGGACATAAGCTATTTACCCAAAGGCAAAGTGGCCAACACCAACGTCACGCTTCAAGCGCTACGGGGCACCAAGGTGGCCGTGAACCAGCGGGGCGCAGACGCGCCCCCAGCCCCGCTGCCCGGCGCCAGCAGCATCCCCTGGGTCCTCGAGCAGATCCTAtgtctgcagcagcagcagctccagcAAATCCAGCTCACGGAGCAGATCCGCGTGCAGGTGAACCTGTGGGCCTCCCACGCCCTCCACTCCAGCGGCGTGGCCGGAGCTGACTCCCTGAAGACGCTGGGCGGCCACGTGTCCCAGCAGGTTTCGGCGGCTGTGGCTCTGCTCAGCCAGAAGGCGGGGAGCCCGGCTTTGCCCCTGGACACCTTGAAGCCAGCCAAGCTACCTCACACCAGCATCCCTTCTGCTGCCAGCTCCGTGTCCCCAGGGCTGACGCCCTTCGCCCTGAAGCCAGACGGGACCCGGGTGCTCCCCAACGTCCTGTCGCGTCTCCCGGGGGCGTTGCTACCTCAGGCCCCAGGCTCTGTGCTCTTCCAGAGCCCCTTCTCCGCGGTGGCGTTAGACCCGtccaagaaagggaaagggaagccACCGAGTGTCTCCCCGATAGATGTCAAACCCAAGGACGAGGTCCTCTACAAGCACAAGTGTAAGTACTGTAGCAAGGTTTTTGGGACTGATAGCTCCTTGCAGATCCACCTCCGCTCCCACACCGGAGAGAGACCCTTCGTGTGCTCTGTCTGCGGTCACCGCTTCACCACCAAGGGCAACCTCAAGGTGCACTTTCATCGGCATCCCCAGGTGAAGGCAAACCCGCAGCTGTTTGCCGAGTTCCACGACAAGATGGCGGCAGGCAGTGGCCTTCCCTACGCGCTCTCTGGCCCTGTCCCCGTAGATGAATCCGGGCTCTCCTTAGACAACAAACCCGTCCTTGCGACGGGGACCCCCAATGTAGGGCTATCTCAGAATCTCTCTTCGGGGACTAACTCCAAGGACCTCATGGGTGGCCCGTTGCCCAGCGACCTGCAGCCCGGGCCTTCTCCGGAAAGTGAGGATGGATGCATCCTACCTGGGGTGGGGCCCAACCTTAACTCCCCGAGGGTTGGCGGCTTCCAAGGGAGTGGGACACCCGAGCCGGGGTCAGAGACCCTGAAATTGCAGCAGCTGGTGGAGAACATCGACAAGGCCACCACCGACCCCAACGAATGTCTCATATGCCACCGTGTCTTAAGCTGCCAAAGTTCCCTCAAGATGCATTACCGTACCCACACCGGGGAGAGGCCGTTCCAGTGTAAGATCTGTGGTCGAGCCTTCTCCACCAAAGGCAACCTGAAGACGCACCTCGGGGTGCACCGGACCAACACGTCCATAAAGACGCAGCACTCGTGCCCCATCTGCCAGAAGAAGTTTACCAACGCGGTCATGCTGCAGCAGCATATTCGGATGCACATGGGCGGTCAGATTCCCAACACGCCTCTGCCGGAGAATCCCTGTGACTTTACGGGTCCCGAGCCGATGATGGTCGGTGAAAATGGCAGTACAAGCGTTGTCTGTCATGATGATGTCGAAAGCATCGATGTAGACGAAGTCTGCTCCCAGGAGGCCCCTGGCAGCTCCTCGAAGGTCCCCATGCCCCTTCCCAGCATCCACTCGGCATCACCTACTCTAGGGCTGGCCTCGGTGGCTTCCCTAGATGCCCAGGGGAAGACGGGTCTCACTGGTCTTGTCCTGCAGCGACAGAGCAGCCGAGAAAATGGTTCCGTGGAGAGTGATGGCTTGACCAACGACTCTTCCTCCTCGGTGATGGGGGACCAGGAGTATCCGAGCCGAAGTCCAGATGTCCTGGAGACCACGTCCTTCCAGGCAGTCTCCCCAGCCAATAGCCAAGCGGAGAGTGTCAAGTCCAAGTCTCCCGATACCGGTGGCAAAGTGGACAGCTCCGAGAACAGCCGCACTGAGACGGAAG GTCGGAGCACTGGCCCACCGACATTTATCCGAGCCCAGCCAGCCTATGTCAAAGTTGAAGTTCCTGGTGCGTTCGTTGGTCCCGCGACCATGTCCCCAGGCGTGACACCTTTGCTAGCCATCCAGCCCCGACGACAGGCCAAGCAGCACGGCTGCACGAGGTGCGGGAAGAACTTCTCATCTGCCAGCGCGCTTCAGATTCACGAGCGGACTCACACCGGGGAGAAGCCTTTCGTGTGTAACATTTGTGGGCGAGCTTTTACCACCAAAGGCAACTTGAAG GTCCATTATATGACGCATGGGGCCAACAATAGCTCGGCACGCCGTGGCAGGAAGCTGGCCATCGAGAACACCATGGCTCTATTAGGAACGGACGGAAAGAGGGTCCCCGAGATATTTCCCAAGGAAATCCTGGCCCCTTCGGTGAACGTGGACCCTGTTGTGTGGAATCAGTACACCACCATGCTCAATGGTGGTCTGGCCATGAAGACCAACGAAATCTCTGTGATCCAGAGTGGTGGCATTCCCACCCTCCCGGTGTCGCTGGGGGCCAGCTCTGTGGTGAATAACACCGCTACCTCCAAGATGGATGGCTCCCAGTCGGCCATCAGTGCCGAGGTGGAGAAGCCAGGAGCTGCCGACAGCGTCCCCAAACACCAGTTCCCTCACTTCCTGGAGGAAAACAAGATCGCCGTCAGCTAA